A genomic stretch from Tamandua tetradactyla isolate mTamTet1 chromosome 15, mTamTet1.pri, whole genome shotgun sequence includes:
- the CXCR6 gene encoding C-X-C chemokine receptor type 6 translates to MVEDDYIDPGFFNTSKDSSQEHKHFVQFRNFFLPCVYVVVFICGLLGNSLVLIIYIFYQKLKSLTDVFLVNLPLADLVFVCTLPFWAYAGIHEWIFGNFVCKTLLGIYTLNFYTSMLILTCITVDRFIAVVQATKAHNQQAKRMTWGKVICLSVWAISLLVSLPQIIYGNVSHFNKSICDYHDDTIFTVVLATQMTLGFFLPLLAMIVCYSVIVKTLLHARGFQKHKSLKIIFLVVAVFLLTQTPFNMVKLIRSTNWEYHTMTSFDYAITVTEAIAYLRACLNPVLYAFVSLKFRRNFWKLVKDIGCLPYLGASSQWKSSEDTSKTYSASHNVEATSMIQL, encoded by the coding sequence ATGGTGGAGGATGACTACATAGATCCTGGGTTTTTTAACACCTCCAAAGACAGCAGCCAGGAGCACAAACACTTCGTGCAGTTCAGAAATTTCTTCCTGCCCTGTGTGTATGTGGTGGTGTTCATCTGTGGCCTGCTGGGAAACTCCCTAGTGCTGATCATATACATCTTCTACCAGAAGCTGAAGAGCCTAACAGATGTGTTCCTGGTGAACCTGCCCCTGGCTGACTTGGTGTTTGTGTGCACTTTGCCCTTCTGGGCCTATGCGGGCATCCATGAGTGGATCTTCGGCAATTTTGTGTGCAAAACCCTGCTAGGCATCTACACTTTGAACTTCTACACATCCATGCTCATTCTTACCTGCATCACTGTGGACCGCTTCATTGCGGTGGTTCAGGCCACTAAGGCCCACAACCAGCAAGCGAAGAGGATGACCTGGGGCAAGGtcatctgtttgtctgtctggGCCATCTCCCTGCTGGTTTCCTTGCCACAAATCATCTATGGCAATGTCTCTCATTTCAACAAGTCCATCTGTGACTACCACGATGACACCATTTTCACTGTGGTCCTTGCCACCCAAATGACACTGGGGTTCTTCCTGCCACTGCTTGCCATGATTGTCTGTTATTCAGTCATAGTCAAGACCCTGCTTCATGCCCGAGGCTTTCAGAAGCACAAGTCTCTAAAGATCATCTTTCTGGTGGTAGCTGTGTTCCTGCTGACCCAGACACCCTTCAACATGGTGAAGCTCATCCGGAGCACAAACTGGGAATACCACACCATGACCAGTTTTGACTACGCCATTACAGTGACAGAGGCCATTGCCTACCTGCGGGCCTGCCTTAACCCTGTGCTCTATGCCTTTGTCAGCCTGAAGTTTCGGAGGAATTTCTGGAAACTTGTGAAGGACATTGGCTGCCTCCCTTATCTTGGTGCCTCAAGTCAATGGAAATCTTCTGAGGACACTTCTAAAACTTATTCTGCATCTCACAATGTGGAAGCAACCAGCATGATCCAGTTGTAG